One Gemella haemolysans ATCC 10379 DNA segment encodes these proteins:
- a CDS encoding MBL fold metallo-hydrolase: MLIKFSDRFYYTKQRYMYLEPTLGYVKGEYFSVMLDSGNGPAQVETFLKELKENDLPMPSYVILTHHHWDHSFGAAYIDIPVIATDRARESLIELSQLEWDDESLYQRVKDGTEIKYSADVIKRVYENHEIKIRIPDMPKMADFNLNLGGVKINCIYNDNSHSNDAFLIYIPEEKVLFLGDSHAKNYYTKPMAYNKQKLRDYIDRISILDFEHAVPGHGNVFTREELLDYLEKEYTKMR; the protein is encoded by the coding sequence ATGCTAATTAAATTTTCAGATAGATTTTATTATACAAAACAACGATATATGTATTTAGAGCCAACGCTTGGGTATGTAAAAGGAGAATACTTCTCTGTAATGTTAGATTCAGGAAATGGACCTGCACAAGTTGAAACATTTCTAAAAGAATTAAAAGAAAATGACTTACCAATGCCAAGTTATGTGATATTAACACACCATCACTGGGATCATAGTTTTGGAGCAGCGTATATAGATATTCCTGTAATCGCTACCGATAGAGCTAGAGAATCTTTAATAGAATTATCTCAACTAGAATGGGATGATGAGAGTCTGTATCAAAGAGTTAAGGATGGAACGGAGATAAAATACAGTGCCGATGTTATAAAGAGAGTATATGAAAATCATGAGATAAAAATTAGAATTCCAGATATGCCTAAAATGGCTGATTTCAATTTAAATCTTGGAGGAGTTAAAATTAATTGTATTTACAATGATAACTCACATTCTAATGATGCATTTTTAATTTATATTCCAGAGGAGAAGGTATTGTTTTTAGGTGATAGTCACGCTAAAAATTATTATACAAAACCGATGGCATATAATAAACAAAAGCTTCGTGATTATATAGATAGAATATCAATTCTTGACTTTGAACATGCTGTTCCCGGTCATGGGAATGTTTTCACGAGGGAGGAATTATTAGACTATCTAGAAAAAGAATATACAAAAATGAGGTGA
- a CDS encoding NfeD family protein, whose protein sequence is MNLMMSLDWILLITMSLAFCQQLFSRKFNLFGILSIVSLATYIALHSYSTGFSIFVLLLFIGGISLIGLEMFIPGGIVGTVGIITVIYAIIYINKSTYHIAFILVISLILATIQFYVNRNVFHKRLMLLDRLVLNDSISTEDGYVASESRLELIGKKLQAYTDLRPAGVAVLGNEKLDVVTDGDFIEKGNEVEIIRVEGMRIVVKKI, encoded by the coding sequence ATGAATTTAATGATGTCTCTCGATTGGATTCTTTTAATTACTATGTCATTGGCTTTCTGTCAACAATTATTCTCAAGAAAATTTAATTTATTTGGAATATTGTCAATAGTAAGTTTAGCGACATATATTGCCTTACATTCTTATTCTACAGGATTTAGTATTTTTGTTCTATTGTTATTTATTGGAGGTATATCTCTAATAGGACTAGAGATGTTTATTCCTGGTGGAATAGTTGGAACAGTAGGGATCATTACCGTGATTTATGCAATAATCTACATTAATAAGTCAACATATCATATTGCATTTATTTTAGTTATTTCTTTAATACTTGCAACGATACAATTTTATGTTAATAGAAATGTTTTTCATAAAAGGTTAATGTTATTAGATAGACTTGTTCTTAATGATTCTATCTCAACAGAAGATGGATATGTGGCGAGTGAAAGTAGATTAGAATTAATAGGAAAAAAACTTCAAGCATATACAGATTTACGTCCAGCAGGAGTGGCTGTTTTAGGAAATGAAAAGTTGGATGTAGTAACTGATGGAGATTTTATAGAAAAGGGTAATGAGGTAGAGATTATACGTGTAGAAGGAATGCGTATAGTAGTTAAAAAAATATAA
- the floA gene encoding flotillin-like protein FloA (flotillin-like protein involved in membrane lipid rafts): MPELIFSGIIVVVVLIVLSIFFTFFPLGLWISAIAAGVKVSIFTLVGMRLRRVIPSRVINPMIKAHKAGLAVTINQLESHYLAGGNVDRVINALIAAHRANIVSLTFERCAAIDLAGRDVLQAVQMSVNPKVIETPYIAGVAINGIEVKAKARITVRANIERLVGGAGEETVIARVGEGIVSTIGSSESHTVVLENPDRISKTILDKGLDAGTAFEILSIDILDVDIGQNIGANLQTEQAIADKNIAQAKAEQRRAMAVAAEQEMKARIQEMRAKVVEAEAELPLAMAKAFQQGNLGIMDYMNYKNLEADTGMRDSIKRMSQPETGAGK; the protein is encoded by the coding sequence ATGCCAGAATTAATATTCTCAGGTATTATCGTAGTAGTTGTATTGATTGTGCTATCGATATTCTTTACTTTCTTCCCTCTTGGTCTTTGGATTAGTGCCATTGCCGCAGGAGTTAAGGTAAGTATCTTTACACTTGTTGGTATGCGACTAAGACGTGTTATTCCAAGTAGAGTAATTAATCCGATGATTAAAGCACATAAAGCTGGTTTAGCTGTTACTATTAATCAATTGGAAAGTCACTATTTAGCAGGGGGTAATGTTGATAGAGTAATCAATGCTCTTATCGCAGCTCACAGAGCTAACATAGTAAGTTTAACATTTGAACGTTGTGCTGCAATTGATTTAGCGGGACGTGATGTACTTCAAGCAGTTCAAATGAGTGTTAACCCTAAAGTTATTGAAACACCTTATATTGCAGGGGTTGCAATTAACGGTATTGAAGTAAAAGCAAAAGCAAGAATTACTGTTCGTGCAAACATTGAACGCTTAGTGGGGGGAGCTGGAGAAGAAACAGTTATCGCCCGTGTAGGTGAAGGTATCGTTTCAACAATTGGTTCTTCTGAATCACACACAGTTGTTCTAGAAAATCCAGATAGAATTTCTAAAACAATTTTAGATAAGGGATTAGATGCAGGTACTGCATTTGAAATCCTATCAATTGATATTCTAGATGTTGATATCGGTCAAAACATTGGTGCGAACTTACAAACAGAGCAAGCTATCGCAGATAAAAATATTGCTCAAGCAAAAGCTGAACAACGTCGTGCAATGGCGGTTGCAGCTGAACAAGAGATGAAAGCTAGAATTCAAGAAATGCGTGCGAAAGTTGTAGAAGCTGAAGCAGAATTACCATTAGCTATGGCGAAAGCTTTCCAACAAGGTAATCTTGGTATTATGGATTATATGAATTATAAGAATTTAGAAGCTGATACAGGTATGAGAGATTCAATAAAACGTATGTCACAACCTGAAACAGGAGCAGGTAAATAA
- a CDS encoding crotonobetainyl-CoA--carnitine CoA-transferase, translating to MSFLIFAAPITFIIIFAIFVMVFASDSKRYRKNLDNSKQMELDNARAQALKAVEEMKRIKEAANKDSNEFRNRQSSLSDQQVYKEDIYEQQVDNSTMNKYQQYYSQNYNKGRNKFSMQRNFDQPSNAKNNTKKLEFSQENLVRGLIANEYLNRDSRRGR from the coding sequence ATGTCATTTTTAATTTTCGCAGCACCAATAACATTTATCATAATTTTTGCTATTTTCGTAATGGTTTTTGCTTCTGACAGTAAAAGATACAGAAAAAATTTAGATAATTCCAAACAAATGGAGCTAGATAATGCTCGAGCTCAAGCACTGAAGGCAGTTGAAGAGATGAAAAGAATCAAAGAAGCTGCCAATAAGGATTCTAATGAATTTAGAAATAGACAAAGTTCTTTATCTGATCAACAAGTTTATAAAGAAGATATATATGAACAACAAGTTGATAACTCTACTATGAACAAATATCAACAGTATTATAGTCAGAATTACAACAAAGGTCGTAATAAGTTTTCTATGCAAAGAAACTTTGACCAACCTAGTAATGCCAAAAATAATACAAAAAAATTAGAATTTTCTCAAGAAAATCTTGTTCGTGGATTGATTGCAAATGAGTATCTAAACAGAGACTCTAGGAGGGGAAGATGA
- the deoC gene encoding deoxyribose-phosphate aldolase, with translation MGLNKYIDHTILKATASSSDVQKLCEEAIEHEFYSVCVNGCYVVDAKQFLQGTDVKVAAVVGFPLGAMTTAAKVFEAKEAVENGASEIDMVINVAKLKDGEFEYVENEIRQIKEAIGDNVLKVIIETCYLTDEEKVKACELSLVAKADFVKTSTGFGTGGATYEDVKLMKSVVGDNAKVKASGGVRDKETAEKYVELGAERLGTSSGIDIVK, from the coding sequence ATGGGACTAAATAAATATATAGATCATACAATATTAAAAGCAACAGCGAGTAGTTCGGATGTACAAAAACTTTGTGAGGAAGCAATTGAACATGAATTTTATAGTGTTTGTGTTAATGGTTGTTATGTTGTAGATGCTAAACAATTTTTACAAGGAACAGATGTTAAAGTTGCCGCTGTAGTAGGATTTCCATTAGGTGCAATGACTACTGCTGCGAAAGTTTTTGAAGCAAAAGAAGCGGTAGAAAACGGAGCAAGCGAAATAGATATGGTTATCAATGTTGCTAAATTGAAAGATGGAGAGTTTGAATATGTTGAAAATGAAATCCGTCAAATAAAAGAGGCTATTGGAGATAATGTATTAAAAGTTATAATTGAAACTTGTTATTTAACTGATGAAGAGAAAGTTAAAGCTTGTGAGTTATCACTAGTAGCAAAAGCTGATTTTGTTAAAACATCAACAGGTTTTGGAACTGGCGGAGCAACGTATGAAGATGTCAAATTAATGAAGTCTGTAGTAGGTGATAATGCAAAAGTTAAAGCAAGTGGCGGAGTTAGAGATAAGGAAACTGCAGAAAAATATGTTGAGCTTGGAGCAGAGAGATTAGGAACAAGTTCAGGAATTGACATTGTAAAATAA
- a CDS encoding DEAD/DEAH box helicase encodes MLPKSFEQYKFNEFVNKAVVDLGFDNPTKIQERVFSPVLKGKNIVAKSQTGSGKSHSFLLPIFSKLDVTKKKTQSIILAPTRELSRQLYDMALHIASFSEEDIKITLCIGGQDLNRDIERVSNAPHIIIGTPTRVLELDKSSALAIKEVESLVIDECDMMIDLGFMEDVDKISKRAAENCQFLVFSATIPTQMNHFLKKYLKNAQHIEVDNAKFGKIEYILIPEKSSSRLEKLHEITTVINPYLALIFANKKTEVEEVSSYLISKGLNVGVLHGDLTPRERKQMQRRINNLDFTYVVASDLMSRGIDIEGVSHVINFNIPNDLDFFIHRAGRTGRAGLSGDCITIYNNKDEEKLQDLEKRGIEFNHQDIRNGEFVEAKDRNKRQSRKKVVADHNLTEKLKSKVKVSKKVKPGYKKKYKYKMDKLKQKERRKFAKRSNKANRGK; translated from the coding sequence ATGTTACCAAAGTCATTTGAACAGTATAAATTTAATGAATTTGTAAATAAGGCAGTAGTAGATTTAGGATTCGATAATCCTACAAAAATTCAAGAGAGAGTATTCTCACCAGTATTAAAGGGAAAAAATATAGTTGCAAAATCACAAACGGGAAGTGGGAAAAGTCATTCTTTCTTGCTACCAATTTTTAGTAAATTAGATGTAACTAAGAAAAAAACACAAAGTATAATTTTAGCACCAACAAGAGAATTATCTAGACAATTATATGATATGGCGTTACATATAGCTAGTTTTAGCGAAGAAGATATAAAAATTACACTATGTATCGGTGGGCAAGATTTAAATAGAGATATTGAAAGAGTATCTAATGCTCCACATATTATTATAGGTACACCAACTCGTGTATTAGAATTAGATAAATCAAGTGCCTTAGCTATTAAAGAAGTTGAGAGTCTTGTTATTGATGAATGTGATATGATGATCGACTTAGGATTCATGGAAGATGTTGATAAAATTTCTAAAAGAGCAGCAGAAAATTGTCAATTTTTAGTATTCTCAGCGACTATACCAACACAAATGAATCACTTCTTAAAAAAATATCTAAAAAATGCACAGCATATCGAAGTTGATAATGCAAAATTTGGAAAAATTGAATATATTTTAATCCCAGAGAAAAGTTCATCTCGTTTAGAAAAATTACACGAAATTACTACAGTTATTAATCCATATTTAGCACTTATCTTTGCCAATAAGAAAACTGAAGTTGAAGAAGTAAGTAGCTATCTTATTTCTAAAGGATTAAATGTAGGTGTTCTACACGGAGATTTAACGCCACGTGAACGTAAACAAATGCAAAGAAGAATTAACAACTTAGATTTCACTTATGTTGTAGCAAGTGATTTAATGAGTCGTGGAATTGACATTGAAGGAGTGAGTCATGTAATTAACTTCAATATTCCTAATGATTTAGACTTTTTTATTCATAGAGCAGGACGTACTGGACGTGCAGGATTAAGCGGAGACTGTATTACAATTTACAACAATAAAGATGAAGAAAAATTACAAGATTTAGAAAAACGTGGAATTGAATTTAATCACCAAGATATTAGAAATGGTGAATTCGTTGAAGCTAAAGATAGAAATAAACGTCAAAGTAGAAAGAAAGTCGTAGCTGATCATAACTTAACTGAGAAATTAAAATCAAAAGTAAAAGTTTCTAAAAAAGTTAAACCAGGTTATAAGAAAAAATATAAATATAAAATGGATAAACTTAAACAAAAAGAAAGAAGAAAATTCGCTAAACGTAGCAATAAGGCGAATAGAGGTAAATAA
- a CDS encoding deoxyribonuclease IV, producing MKNLKIGSHVSMSGKEMMLGSVKEAASYNSDTFMIYTGAPQNTRRKPIEELHIEEAHKLMEEKNISDIVVHAPYIINLANTIKPDIYQLAVDFLRLEIERTEKIGAKNIVLHPGSHVKAGADVGIASIVKGLNEVLTKDMKPNIALEVMAGKGSECGRTFDEIAQIIDGVTLNEKLTVTFDTCHVFEGGYDIVNDLDGVLTEFDKIVGLDRIQVLHINDSKNTLGAHKDRHENIGYGGIGFDAINRIVHLDEFANIPKILETPWYGEKKDVAPYKDEIEMLRSKTFVDFKK from the coding sequence ATGAAGAACTTGAAAATTGGATCACATGTATCAATGTCTGGAAAAGAAATGATGCTTGGTTCTGTAAAAGAAGCGGCTAGTTACAATAGTGATACATTCATGATTTATACTGGAGCTCCTCAAAATACTAGAAGAAAACCAATAGAAGAATTACATATTGAAGAAGCTCATAAGCTAATGGAAGAAAAAAATATAAGTGATATTGTAGTACATGCCCCTTATATTATTAATTTAGCAAACACTATTAAACCTGATATTTATCAACTTGCAGTTGATTTTCTAAGGCTAGAAATTGAAAGAACTGAAAAAATTGGTGCTAAAAATATCGTTTTACATCCAGGATCACATGTTAAGGCGGGAGCTGATGTAGGTATAGCAAGTATTGTTAAAGGATTAAATGAAGTCCTAACAAAAGATATGAAACCTAATATCGCTCTAGAAGTAATGGCTGGAAAAGGTAGTGAATGTGGAAGAACATTTGATGAAATTGCCCAGATTATTGATGGAGTTACATTAAATGAGAAGTTAACTGTTACCTTTGATACTTGTCACGTTTTTGAAGGTGGATATGATATCGTTAATGATTTAGATGGAGTGCTTACTGAGTTTGATAAGATAGTAGGATTAGATAGAATTCAAGTTCTACATATTAATGACAGTAAAAATACATTAGGTGCACATAAAGATCGTCATGAAAATATCGGATATGGTGGTATTGGATTTGATGCAATTAATAGGATTGTACACTTAGATGAGTTTGCCAATATTCCTAAAATTTTAGAAACACCTTGGTATGGTGAAAAGAAAGATGTTGCACCATATAAAGATGAGATCGAGATGCTAAGAAGTAAGACGTTTGTAGACTTTAAAAAATAG
- a CDS encoding Fur family transcriptional regulator — MKISEEKVDKIMKLLKEKGYKYTEKRKAMVELLVNEDRYINAKYVSETLGKMYPGLSFDTIYRNLSTYEEIGILETTEIKGEKYFKIGCLETDHHHHHHICLGCGKAKIIHVHVCDNLEIDELKGYQIDGHKFEVYGLCPDCLKKEDKK; from the coding sequence ATGAAAATATCAGAAGAAAAAGTTGATAAGATAATGAAACTTTTAAAAGAAAAAGGATATAAATATACTGAGAAGAGAAAAGCTATGGTTGAGCTATTAGTAAATGAGGATAGATATATAAATGCAAAATATGTTTCTGAGACTCTTGGTAAGATGTATCCTGGACTAAGTTTTGATACAATCTATAGAAATCTAAGTACTTATGAAGAAATAGGGATTTTAGAAACAACTGAAATAAAAGGTGAAAAATATTTTAAAATCGGATGTTTAGAAACCGATCACCATCATCACCACCATATATGCTTAGGATGTGGAAAAGCTAAGATTATTCATGTACATGTATGTGATAATTTAGAAATTGATGAGTTGAAAGGTTATCAAATTGATGGGCATAAGTTCGAAGTTTATGGTTTATGTCCGGATTGTTTGAAAAAAGAGGATAAGAAATAA
- the truB gene encoding tRNA pseudouridine(55) synthase TruB: MFEGILPIYKERGVTSHDVVFKVRKILQMKKIGHSGTLDPEVDGVLLLLLGGATKVSDYAMDLGKSYRAEVCLGLKTTTEDLTGEIVDDCKVSNINIDELKEILSSMIGEIEQTPPIYSAIKVNGRKLYEYARRGQFDVEIPTRKVNIYDITFIENSEYYKDDRFYFSIDISCGKGTYVRTIATSIGEKLNLPSTMSKLTRTRSGEITLENCLKLSEVEQKVQDGSLEQSLLRKEYALEEFQFVEIPKFRAKQVMNGLRFRKNQFPDYDFTDGIVFTYENEAIAIYHLKDKEDELLSVKTTFPKIIE, translated from the coding sequence ATGTTTGAAGGTATTTTACCAATCTACAAGGAACGTGGAGTTACAAGTCACGATGTTGTTTTTAAAGTAAGAAAAATTCTTCAAATGAAAAAAATTGGGCACTCGGGTACACTAGATCCTGAAGTCGATGGAGTATTATTACTGTTGCTTGGTGGAGCTACAAAAGTAAGTGATTATGCTATGGATTTAGGGAAAAGCTATAGAGCAGAAGTTTGCCTAGGTCTTAAGACTACAACTGAAGATCTTACAGGTGAAATAGTAGATGATTGTAAAGTTAGTAATATTAACATTGACGAGCTAAAAGAAATTTTATCATCTATGATTGGAGAAATAGAACAGACTCCTCCGATATATTCCGCAATTAAAGTTAATGGTAGAAAACTTTATGAATACGCTAGAAGAGGTCAATTTGATGTAGAAATTCCAACGAGAAAAGTTAATATATACGATATTACTTTTATAGAAAATAGTGAATATTATAAAGATGATAGATTTTACTTTTCAATTGATATAAGTTGTGGGAAAGGAACATATGTTCGAACTATAGCTACAAGTATTGGTGAAAAATTAAATTTACCAAGTACGATGAGTAAGTTAACAAGAACTAGAAGCGGTGAAATAACTTTGGAAAACTGTTTGAAGTTATCAGAAGTTGAGCAAAAAGTTCAAGATGGAAGTTTGGAACAAAGTCTTTTAAGAAAAGAATATGCTCTTGAGGAGTTTCAATTTGTTGAAATACCGAAATTTAGAGCGAAACAAGTAATGAATGGTTTGAGGTTTAGAAAAAATCAATTTCCAGATTACGATTTTACAGATGGAATAGTTTTTACATATGAGAATGAGGCAATTGCAATTTATCATCTAAAAGATAAAGAAGATGAATTATTATCAGTAAAAACGACATTTCCAAAAATAATAGAGTAG
- a CDS encoding bifunctional riboflavin kinase/FAD synthetase — MEIFNISDISEIKEENKKRVAALGFFDGIHKAHQKIIGSAVEAAGKGFKSAVITLDKSPKEYFGKTSEESLTPTNKKNELLTSLGVDEVYYLEFNEKLQNLSAKEFINNILKKLNVEKVFCGFDYRFGYKGLGTPDLIKDSGIEVIVQEKQKIDEEKISTTVLIEFVRKGEFSKYKAYTGRFYSISGLVVKGRQLGRTINFPTANLELDDKYLLPDTNGVYITKIKVNNNIYKSVTNIGYNPTVSDEKNKKFIETHILDFDEDIYGEKIEIYFYEFLRKEQKFESFDHLKEQLKLDKKNCEEKDY; from the coding sequence ATGGAAATATTTAATATTTCAGATATAAGTGAGATTAAGGAAGAAAATAAAAAGAGAGTTGCAGCATTAGGTTTTTTTGATGGTATTCACAAAGCACATCAAAAAATAATAGGGAGTGCTGTAGAGGCTGCAGGAAAGGGATTTAAATCTGCAGTAATTACATTAGATAAGAGTCCAAAGGAATATTTTGGAAAAACTAGTGAGGAATCTCTTACACCAACTAATAAAAAAAATGAACTTCTAACAAGTCTTGGTGTAGATGAGGTATATTATTTAGAATTCAATGAAAAATTACAAAATTTATCAGCTAAAGAATTTATAAATAATATCCTGAAAAAATTAAATGTAGAGAAGGTTTTTTGTGGATTTGATTATAGATTTGGTTACAAAGGATTAGGAACTCCAGATTTAATAAAAGATAGTGGTATAGAAGTAATAGTTCAAGAAAAACAAAAAATAGATGAGGAGAAAATATCTACGACTGTATTAATTGAATTCGTCAGAAAAGGTGAATTTTCAAAATATAAAGCATACACAGGAAGATTTTATTCTATTTCTGGTTTAGTAGTGAAAGGTAGACAACTAGGTAGAACAATTAATTTTCCGACTGCTAATCTTGAATTAGACGATAAATATCTATTACCTGATACAAATGGTGTATATATAACTAAGATTAAAGTTAATAATAATATTTATAAATCAGTTACCAATATTGGTTATAATCCAACGGTATCAGATGAAAAAAATAAAAAATTTATAGAAACACATATTTTAGATTTTGATGAAGATATATATGGAGAAAAAATCGAAATTTACTTCTATGAATTTTTACGAAAAGAACAAAAATTTGAAAGTTTTGATCATTTAAAAGAGCAACTTAAGCTAGATAAAAAAAATTGCGAAGAAAAAGATTACTAA
- the rpsO gene encoding 30S ribosomal protein S15, which translates to MAAISQERKQEIIAQYRTHESDTGSPEVQIAVLTAEIDALTEHLNTHKKDHAGRRGLLKKVFRRRHLLDYLIKKDIQRYRELIKALGLRR; encoded by the coding sequence ATGGCAGCAATTAGTCAAGAAAGAAAACAAGAAATTATCGCTCAATACCGTACTCACGAATCAGATACTGGTTCTCCAGAAGTACAAATCGCAGTATTAACTGCAGAAATCGATGCTTTAACTGAGCACTTAAACACTCACAAAAAAGATCACGCAGGTCGTCGTGGATTACTTAAAAAAGTTTTCCGTCGTCGTCACTTACTAGACTACTTAATTAAAAAAGATATCCAAAGATACCGTGAATTAATTAAAGCTCTAGGATTAAGAAGATAA
- a CDS encoding NifU family protein, with protein MNKEYYETVEKIKFELEKIRPKLIMDGGNIEFINYKDGILKVRFLGECAHCELSHITLKYAIEKTLIEKIPEIKKVLQVKMSVV; from the coding sequence TTGAATAAAGAATATTATGAAACTGTTGAAAAAATTAAATTTGAATTAGAAAAAATACGCCCCAAACTTATTATGGATGGCGGGAACATTGAATTTATTAATTATAAAGATGGTATATTAAAAGTTAGATTCCTTGGTGAATGTGCTCACTGTGAACTATCCCACATTACTTTAAAATATGCAATAGAAAAAACATTAATAGAAAAAATACCTGAAATAAAAAAAGTCCTACAGGTGAAAATGAGCGTTGTTTAG
- a CDS encoding HesB/IscA family protein, translating into MANTENQLILITDVAVGKFQEMLFDADKRDSYLKISIELQGTQMQYAIDIKDELEAGDKVLNFGDLKVIVNEEDELLLKGLEIDYVQDEFGSEFTLHNPNMIEIYDEDGGCCGNGCCCG; encoded by the coding sequence ATGGCTAATACAGAGAATCAATTAATCTTGATAACAGATGTAGCAGTTGGAAAATTCCAAGAGATGTTATTTGATGCTGATAAAAGAGATAGTTATTTAAAAATTTCTATAGAGTTACAAGGTACTCAAATGCAATATGCAATTGATATCAAGGATGAATTAGAAGCAGGAGATAAAGTACTTAACTTCGGTGATTTAAAAGTTATTGTTAATGAAGAAGATGAGCTTCTGTTAAAAGGTCTTGAAATTGATTATGTTCAAGATGAATTTGGAAGTGAATTTACATTACACAATCCAAATATGATTGAAATATATGATGAAGACGGTGGTTGCTGTGGAAACGGCTGCTGCTGCGGATAA
- a CDS encoding NAD(P)/FAD-dependent oxidoreductase produces the protein MKNVVILGAGYAGLTTLKGLKKAAKAGEVKVTLVNKNSYHYDTVNLHEVSAGNIASRDICIDIKDLVSPGVEFIQDEVIKIDTEKKLVLTKKHELDYDVLVVGLGFQPETFGIEGMAENAMPIADINAAEKISATLEDNFRKYATSEEKDVKDISVIVGGTGLAGMEFLGELVHRKKELCSKYGIDEKLVKIYGLDAAPTLLPMFTKEYSDYARKFLEDNGIEIILGAGIKGATKDSFTIEVDGERKELFASTLVWTAGVRGNKLMDEAFPELSKRGRLVTTQQLTVPGLDDVYIVGDCAAFIETGQERPYPTTAQIANQMGAYVGARISGKQVGDFKYINRGVVCSLGHKDGIADVMGGKKAKGFAAAKLKKIIEAKAIYELTDFVTALKNQRIL, from the coding sequence ATGAAAAATGTAGTAATTTTAGGTGCTGGATATGCAGGACTAACGACTTTAAAAGGATTAAAAAAAGCTGCTAAAGCTGGAGAGGTAAAAGTTACTTTAGTAAATAAAAACTCTTATCACTATGATACAGTAAACTTACACGAAGTATCAGCAGGGAACATTGCATCAAGAGATATTTGTATCGATATTAAAGATTTAGTATCTCCAGGTGTTGAATTTATTCAAGATGAAGTAATTAAAATTGATACAGAGAAAAAATTAGTATTAACTAAAAAACACGAACTTGATTATGATGTATTAGTAGTTGGATTAGGTTTCCAACCTGAAACATTTGGAATCGAAGGTATGGCTGAAAATGCTATGCCAATCGCTGATATTAACGCTGCAGAAAAAATCTCTGCTACATTAGAAGATAACTTCAGAAAATATGCTACAAGCGAAGAAAAAGATGTTAAAGACATCTCTGTAATCGTTGGTGGTACAGGTCTTGCTGGTATGGAATTCTTAGGAGAATTAGTTCACCGTAAAAAAGAATTATGTTCTAAATATGGAATTGATGAAAAATTAGTTAAAATTTACGGATTAGATGCAGCCCCAACATTATTACCAATGTTCACTAAAGAGTATAGTGATTATGCAAGAAAATTCTTAGAAGATAATGGTATTGAAATTATCTTAGGAGCTGGAATTAAAGGTGCTACTAAAGATAGCTTCACTATTGAAGTTGACGGAGAAAGAAAAGAACTATTTGCATCTACATTAGTATGGACTGCAGGTGTTCGTGGAAACAAACTTATGGACGAAGCATTCCCAGAACTTTCTAAACGTGGACGTCTTGTTACTACACAACAATTAACAGTACCAGGACTTGATGATGTGTATATCGTTGGTGACTGTGCAGCATTCATCGAAACTGGTCAAGAAAGACCATACCCAACAACAGCTCAGATTGCTAACCAAATGGGAGCATACGTTGGAGCTAGAATCAGTGGAAAACAAGTTGGTGACTTCAAATACATTAACCGTGGTGTAGTATGTTCATTAGGACACAAAGATGGTATCGCAGACGTTATGGGTGGTAAAAAAGCTAAAGGTTTTGCAGCTGCGAAACTTAAAAAAATCATTGAAGCTAAAGCAATTTATGAATTAACTGACTTCGTAACTGCACTTAAAAATCAACGTATTCTTTAA